Proteins co-encoded in one Nicotiana sylvestris chromosome 7, ASM39365v2, whole genome shotgun sequence genomic window:
- the LOC138872553 gene encoding uncharacterized protein — protein MKSFDSSLRKILVTLSLICHLFSLHYKLKSHQFQQPFVQLLAFGYHEPRQVASHQKEASILTALYIENTGVIVGFLRDLSEDHMFKGTSKAG, from the exons TTCTCTGAGAAAGATCCTGGTGACCCTGAGCTTGATATGTCATCTATTTTCTCTTCACTACAAGCTGAAGAGCCATCAGTTCCAGCAACCTTTTGTCCAACTTCTAGCCTTTGGTTATCATGAGCCAAGACAAGTGGCTTCACATCAGAAG GAGGCCAGTATTTTGACTGCACTCTATATCGAGAACACAGGCGTTATAGTGG GATTCCTAAGGGACCTATCAGAAGACCACATGTTCAAAG GAACATCAAAAGCTGGTTAA
- the LOC104213037 gene encoding uncharacterized protein has protein sequence METRPFSSHEMCLQRIQVRRETGYRSQRLGYTFIIAICSLQKLKCLSDFLTLKRLSKFLFTFSIRFLPSFKIVYFPEVIQVCFSESQAHQYHATSLVSLAPALIEVKKGSPVH, from the exons ATGGAAACACGGCCCTTCTCTTCCCATGAGATGTGCTTGCAGAGGATTCAG GTGAGAAGAGAAACTGGATACAGGTCACAGAGACTTGGATATACATTCATAATTG CTATCTGCAGTTTGCAAAAACTCAAGTGTCTTAGTGACTTCCTGACCTTGAAG CGTTTATCGAAGTTCCTCTTCACATTCTCCATCAGGTTCTTGCCCAGCTTCAAGATAGTGTATTTTCCAGAAGTAATACAAGTGTGCTTCTCAGAATCACAGGCTCACCAGTATCATGCAACATCCTTGGTATCATTGGCCCCTGCTCTAATTGAAgtaaaaaagggcagcccggtgcattaa